In Rhodothermales bacterium, a single genomic region encodes these proteins:
- a CDS encoding shikimate dehydrogenase → MVIGPGTRLATLIGDPVGHSLSPAIHNAAYRIQGVDAVYLSVRVPIGQLRDAVVGLKAMGVMGINVTIPHKRSVVELLDEVRADAQAIGAVNTIVLKDDGNGSTRLIGENTDVSGFIAPLAPLRESIRDKSAVILGAGGAARAVLYACHTSLRPSKVTVVARKPARAQQMIDALAQYSPEKTVSVLPFDDARDAVAEAKLVVNTTPVGTYPGVHATPWMHVDSFRPGQIAYDVVYNPVETRFLRDAQSRGAAVLNGMEMLLAQASAAHTLWTGLRMPIDEVRETVLGQRRDQPA, encoded by the coding sequence ATGGTCATTGGTCCTGGCACCCGACTGGCAACACTGATCGGAGATCCGGTCGGGCATTCGTTGTCGCCGGCCATTCACAATGCCGCCTACCGCATTCAGGGCGTCGATGCGGTATACCTGTCAGTGCGCGTACCGATCGGACAGCTGCGCGACGCCGTCGTGGGTCTCAAGGCAATGGGCGTTATGGGCATCAACGTGACCATACCTCACAAACGGTCGGTTGTAGAGCTTTTGGACGAAGTGCGCGCGGACGCGCAAGCCATCGGAGCCGTAAACACCATCGTGCTGAAGGATGATGGAAACGGATCCACACGTTTGATAGGCGAAAACACGGACGTCAGCGGATTCATAGCACCACTGGCGCCTCTGCGCGAATCGATCCGCGACAAAAGTGCGGTGATACTCGGAGCGGGAGGAGCTGCGCGCGCCGTATTATACGCGTGCCATACGTCGCTTCGTCCTTCGAAAGTCACTGTGGTGGCCCGTAAGCCGGCACGTGCGCAGCAGATGATCGATGCGCTTGCACAGTATTCGCCGGAGAAAACGGTCAGCGTACTTCCGTTCGACGATGCCCGGGACGCTGTAGCAGAAGCGAAACTGGTCGTCAACACGACCCCCGTTGGTACGTATCCCGGTGTCCACGCTACCCCGTGGATGCATGTCGACTCCTTTCGGCCGGGGCAGATTGCATACGATGTCGTGTACAATCCGGTCGAGACGCGTTTCCTGCGAGACGCACAGAGTCGCGGCGCCGCCGTTCTCAACGGAATGGAGATGCTGCTGGCTCAGGCATCCGCGGCGCACACACTGTGGACGGGTCTTCGGATGCCGATCGACGAGGTTCGCGAAACAGTTCTGGGGCAGCGTCGAGATCAACCAGCATGA
- the pgeF gene encoding peptidoglycan editing factor PgeF → MMLSGARPSSRGTPEIRRPAVFGSKVVAGFSTRHGGLSTGAFESLNVGLNTRDIESIVLENRERLFQTIGRKWSDVAIAGQVHGTAVSHADVPGLYAETDALVTNTPDRVLAITAADCAVVLMADEEAGVVGACHAGWRGAAGRICSETIRSMVKLGARAEDICAYVSPCISVDRFEVGEEVARLFNDRHVVRSEAWTRPHVDLKSCIADELFSCGVPSESVEVSPECTCDSPDFFSYRCAAGDTGRMMGFIMISLPG, encoded by the coding sequence ATGATGTTGTCAGGGGCCCGGCCATCTTCCCGCGGCACTCCCGAAATCCGCCGTCCCGCCGTATTCGGATCAAAGGTCGTGGCAGGATTCTCAACACGGCACGGCGGCCTGAGTACGGGCGCGTTCGAGTCGCTGAACGTCGGCTTGAACACGAGAGATATCGAGTCGATTGTCCTGGAAAACAGAGAACGCCTGTTTCAGACGATCGGAAGAAAGTGGTCCGATGTGGCAATAGCCGGACAGGTGCATGGGACAGCGGTGTCACACGCGGACGTCCCGGGCCTTTACGCTGAGACGGATGCCCTCGTAACGAATACACCAGATCGAGTGTTAGCGATCACCGCCGCCGACTGCGCAGTAGTACTGATGGCAGACGAGGAGGCAGGTGTCGTCGGCGCGTGCCATGCAGGTTGGCGCGGCGCCGCAGGAAGAATCTGCTCGGAGACGATCCGCAGCATGGTCAAGCTGGGGGCGAGAGCGGAAGACATCTGTGCGTATGTCAGCCCGTGCATATCTGTTGATCGGTTTGAAGTCGGTGAAGAGGTCGCCCGACTCTTCAACGATCGGCATGTGGTCCGGAGTGAGGCGTGGACTCGACCACACGTTGATTTGAAAAGCTGCATCGCCGACGAGCTCTTCTCCTGCGGTGTCCCGTCTGAATCGGTTGAGGTTTCGCCGGAATGCACCTGCGACAGTCCGGACTTCTTCTCGTACCGGTGTGCAGCGGGCGACACGGGTCGGATGATGGGCTTCATCATGATATCCCTGCCAGGCTGA
- a CDS encoding flavin reductase → METVQQAEETVDLSLDHSIWDRVFTVAPLVVVGTRDALGNYDLEPKHLALPLGSGAYFGFISTAQRATYRNIRRDRCFTVSFPNPSSVVVASLTSSARREGHKKPVLQALPMTKAVTMDAMFVSDSYLFLECELDRIITGFGENCLISGVIRRAAVNKESLRLFEQDDQVMLERRPLLAFLPPERYAVLKSTRPFPFPDSVRH, encoded by the coding sequence ATGGAGACCGTACAACAAGCAGAAGAGACCGTTGACCTGAGTCTCGATCATTCGATCTGGGACCGTGTATTCACGGTAGCCCCGCTGGTCGTCGTAGGAACGCGCGATGCCTTGGGCAACTACGACCTGGAGCCGAAGCACCTCGCGCTCCCACTCGGCTCCGGTGCGTATTTCGGCTTCATCTCCACCGCGCAGCGGGCGACCTATCGCAACATCCGTCGAGATCGGTGTTTCACCGTCAGTTTTCCGAACCCGTCGAGTGTGGTAGTCGCAAGCCTCACTTCGTCAGCGAGACGCGAGGGGCACAAAAAGCCTGTTCTACAGGCACTGCCCATGACAAAGGCGGTGACGATGGACGCCATGTTCGTGTCGGACTCCTATCTGTTCCTGGAGTGTGAACTGGACAGAATTATTACGGGCTTCGGCGAGAACTGTCTGATCAGTGGGGTAATCCGCCGCGCGGCCGTAAACAAGGAGTCGCTGCGCCTATTCGAACAGGACGATCAGGTCATGCTTGAGCGAAGGCCGCTCCTCGCCTTCCTGCCACCCGAACGATACGCGGTTCTGAAATCGACGCGGCCTTTCCCGTTTCCCGACAGCGTCAGGCACTGA
- a CDS encoding OmpA family protein, whose amino-acid sequence MSTLRDRPRGDVSTGAFATGLGLWVLIAVSGSGCSGSGALIADQAVEIDSLRSLNSALAHELDTYRDSIAFYDFIESGEFDREIRFKNTQVNRLTYELAVCLDGGETIATELVDDLFAAASADLTDRGRERLALLAEALAEKSTTGQIHVEGYSDSTRPAGELKKRYPTNWELSAARAAAVVQYYIDVHGIDEERLVVISLGANHPISTNASQRGRRLNRRIRFSHIPLR is encoded by the coding sequence ATGTCCACTCTCAGAGATCGGCCTAGAGGCGATGTGTCTACTGGAGCCTTCGCGACAGGTCTGGGCCTCTGGGTTCTGATCGCCGTGTCCGGATCCGGTTGTTCCGGAAGCGGCGCTTTGATTGCCGATCAGGCGGTCGAGATTGATTCGCTCCGCTCGCTGAATTCGGCACTCGCCCACGAACTTGATACCTACAGGGATTCGATCGCTTTCTACGACTTTATTGAGAGCGGTGAATTTGATCGAGAGATACGCTTCAAGAACACGCAGGTCAACCGGCTCACATACGAGCTTGCGGTCTGCCTCGACGGAGGTGAGACGATTGCGACCGAGCTGGTTGACGACCTGTTCGCGGCCGCAAGTGCGGACCTCACGGATCGCGGTAGAGAGCGTCTGGCACTTCTCGCAGAGGCGCTCGCCGAGAAGTCAACAACGGGGCAGATCCATGTGGAGGGGTACTCGGATTCGACCCGGCCGGCCGGCGAACTGAAGAAGCGCTACCCGACGAACTGGGAGCTTTCTGCAGCGCGGGCGGCCGCTGTCGTGCAGTATTACATCGATGTCCACGGGATCGACGAAGAACGATTGGTCGTCATTTCCCTCGGTGCAAATCACCCGATTTCGACCAACGCTTCGCAGCGGGGGCGCCGCCTCAACCGACGGATTCGGTTTTCTCACATCCCGTTGCGATAG
- a CDS encoding OmpA family protein, producing MSRIALVLVVSILAGCSGSKDIIRRQQEEIAQLRVQNDQLSDRLAGIKPVDSRDAAVAEPCGEYGCVGETITVLLTDLYFESGSTKLTPDGVNRLADVAANIRDRYVGRRIRVEGHTDSNPIGASLKATYPSNWELSGARAAAVVRHLQWTHKMDPARFEVVAYGHYSPVASNTSADGRSQNRRVRLAVLPQ from the coding sequence ATGTCCAGAATTGCTCTCGTGCTTGTGGTGTCAATTCTCGCCGGCTGCTCAGGCTCGAAAGACATCATCCGTCGACAACAGGAAGAGATTGCTCAACTTCGTGTTCAAAATGACCAACTGAGCGACAGGCTTGCTGGAATCAAGCCCGTCGACTCGCGAGACGCGGCGGTCGCCGAGCCGTGCGGCGAATATGGCTGCGTCGGCGAAACCATCACGGTTCTGCTCACGGACCTCTATTTCGAGAGCGGAAGTACGAAGTTGACACCCGATGGCGTAAACCGGTTGGCCGATGTGGCAGCAAACATCCGCGATCGATATGTGGGCCGTCGCATCCGCGTGGAGGGTCACACGGATAGCAATCCGATCGGCGCATCCCTCAAGGCGACGTATCCGAGCAACTGGGAATTGTCGGGTGCGCGAGCCGCTGCGGTGGTCCGACACCTCCAATGGACCCACAAAATGGATCCGGCCCGATTCGAAGTGGTCGCCTACGGTCACTATAGTCCGGTAGCATCCAACACGTCGGCTGACGGCAGAAGTCAGAATCGCAGGGTCCGCCTTGCTGTCCTTCCCCAGTAG
- a CDS encoding SDR family NAD(P)-dependent oxidoreductase — MQPLQNRLALVTGASSGIGKACAQALAGAGARLVLAARRTDRLRSLADSLRSDGTDVLALDLDVRDSAAVDAAVDSLPAEWSEIDILINNAGLSRALDTVFGNRVDDIDAMVDTNVKGLLYVTRAVVPGMVARGRGHVCNIGSVAGREVYPGGAVYCATKHAVLAITKGLKMDLHTTGVRVSSVDPGLVETEFSSVRFDGDDERAARVYQGMTPLTAEDVADAVLYCVSRPDHVNISEIIMMPTDQSSSTMVNRTSS; from the coding sequence ATGCAGCCTCTCCAAAATCGACTTGCGCTCGTCACCGGAGCCTCATCCGGGATAGGCAAAGCCTGTGCCCAGGCGCTTGCGGGTGCCGGTGCCCGGCTCGTACTGGCGGCACGTCGGACGGATCGGCTTCGATCTCTTGCGGACTCGCTACGCAGTGATGGGACCGACGTACTCGCGCTAGACCTTGACGTCCGCGACAGCGCCGCCGTCGATGCTGCCGTGGACAGTCTCCCGGCCGAGTGGTCGGAGATCGACATTCTGATCAACAACGCGGGACTCTCGCGAGCTCTCGATACCGTATTTGGCAATCGTGTCGATGACATCGACGCGATGGTGGATACAAACGTCAAGGGCCTGCTGTACGTCACGCGGGCTGTAGTACCCGGTATGGTGGCGCGGGGACGGGGACACGTGTGCAACATCGGTTCGGTGGCCGGCCGCGAGGTATATCCGGGCGGCGCCGTCTATTGCGCGACGAAGCATGCGGTGTTGGCGATCACGAAAGGCCTGAAGATGGATCTGCACACGACGGGCGTGCGCGTTTCGTCGGTCGATCCGGGGTTGGTCGAAACCGAGTTCAGCAGCGTACGATTCGACGGCGACGACGAAAGAGCCGCCAGAGTGTATCAGGGAATGACGCCCCTGACTGCGGAAGATGTAGCGGACGCCGTACTATATTGTGTGAGCCGGCCCGATCACGTGAATATATCGGAGATCATTATGATGCCGACCGATCAGTCATCTTCTACAATGGTGAATCGGACGTCGTCGTAA